In Chryseobacterium gotjawalense, the following are encoded in one genomic region:
- a CDS encoding GLPGLI family protein, translated as MKTILLLFFLTANFLAAQNIHVVYSNKTSKYTTFQEDLFIVENNSVSIRDSTVVNTFDAKANNSGNNEAIFFRKEKNHKITYFKNHKNKVLFNNHLDEKIFFIEDVLPEMNWNTNHEETKMIAGFLCNKATLKFRGSNITAFYSKILKYNSGPYKFGGLEGLILEIQDDDHPEFNSWIATIVQENYQLNHKLPNIPDNTKTISLKDFLVLKNKNSNDQFNKMIGNAPSGVVIKNKKIIRGGIEKKYEWE; from the coding sequence ATGAAGACCATACTTTTACTATTTTTTCTTACTGCTAATTTTTTGGCAGCTCAAAATATACATGTTGTTTATTCAAATAAAACCTCAAAATACACCACATTTCAAGAGGATTTATTTATAGTGGAAAACAATTCTGTAAGTATTCGAGATTCTACGGTTGTGAATACTTTTGACGCAAAGGCTAATAATTCAGGTAACAATGAAGCCATATTTTTCAGAAAAGAAAAAAATCATAAAATCACCTATTTTAAAAATCATAAAAATAAGGTCCTGTTTAACAATCACTTAGATGAAAAAATTTTCTTCATTGAAGATGTTTTGCCAGAAATGAATTGGAATACAAATCATGAAGAAACTAAAATGATTGCAGGATTCCTGTGTAATAAAGCAACTCTAAAATTTCGCGGTTCTAATATTACCGCATTTTATTCAAAAATATTGAAATATAATAGTGGTCCATATAAATTTGGAGGGCTTGAGGGCTTAATTTTGGAAATCCAAGATGATGATCATCCTGAATTTAATTCTTGGATTGCAACAATTGTGCAAGAGAATTATCAACTAAATCACAAACTTCCGAATATTCCAGATAATACAAAAACAATAAGTCTAAAAGATTTTTTAGTATTGAAAAATAAAAATAGCAATGATCAATTTAATAAAATGATTGGCAATGCTCCTTCTGGAGTCGTTATTAAAAATAAAAAAATTATAAGAGGTGGTATTGAAAAAAAATATGAATGGGAATAA
- a CDS encoding nitrous oxide reductase accessory protein NosL yields MKLLGRLFLAGSMIALTACTKTGPQEIAVGKDQCDNCKMTITEPKYATELITEKGRLYKFDDIHCMEDYESSNPETTGNAKTYVADFPSGAFIESNTATLIKGGDIKSPMGGNTQAYKDKAAAEKAATELHATLLQ; encoded by the coding sequence ATGAAATTATTAGGAAGATTATTTTTAGCAGGCAGCATGATTGCTTTGACCGCATGTACGAAAACCGGACCTCAGGAAATTGCGGTAGGCAAAGACCAGTGCGACAACTGCAAAATGACCATTACCGAGCCGAAATACGCTACCGAATTAATTACCGAAAAAGGCAGACTTTATAAATTTGATGACATTCACTGCATGGAGGATTACGAGTCTTCTAATCCCGAAACCACGGGTAATGCAAAAACATATGTGGCCGATTTCCCGAGCGGAGCATTTATAGAAAGCAATACGGCCACTCTTATTAAAGGAGGCGATATCAAAAGTCCAATGGGAGGAAACACACAGGCTTACAAAGACAAAGCCGCTGCCGAAAAAGCCGCGACCGAATTACACGCAACCCTACTCCAATAA
- a CDS encoding nitrous oxide reductase family maturation protein NosD has protein sequence MKNKISCLLFILLPVFAFSAVLKVGKNGQYKTIRQAIAAAKNGDTIFVQKGHYREGTIDIEKSLTLIGIDRPVIDGNLDGEIITFKADRITLKGFKLINSGRDEIKSVAAVHIYTSADSVIDNNIFENNHFGIYVQRGLRCLISNNKITSNRGTSEESIGDGIHLLGSREIWVKNNYISGHKDGIYLEKNAKCFVYRNLSRHNLRYGLHFMFSNDSVYTGNVFDNNEAGVAVMYAMNVSMYHNKFINNWGDSVFGLLLKEISFSKIKGNTFTNNTTAIFADGATKIDFYNNQFENNGWAIKINSNCMENKVIRNNFINNTFDVSTNGSTVMNDFRFNYWDKYEGYDLNKDKIGDVPFHPLSLYSVLVEQNPSVMLLFRSFMVDMLDRTEKIIPSLTPESFVDDQPLMKPIHFKNNL, from the coding sequence ATGAAAAATAAAATATCCTGTTTACTGTTTATACTTTTACCGGTTTTTGCGTTTTCCGCAGTTTTAAAAGTCGGTAAAAACGGGCAGTACAAAACCATCAGACAAGCCATTGCCGCCGCAAAAAACGGCGACACTATTTTCGTGCAGAAGGGCCATTATCGGGAAGGAACCATCGATATCGAAAAATCATTAACCCTGATCGGAATAGACCGACCGGTAATTGACGGTAACCTCGACGGCGAAATCATCACCTTTAAGGCTGACCGTATTACTTTGAAAGGATTTAAACTGATCAACAGCGGCAGAGACGAAATCAAAAGTGTGGCCGCCGTGCATATTTACACCAGCGCCGATTCGGTCATCGATAATAATATTTTTGAAAACAACCATTTCGGAATTTATGTTCAGAGAGGATTGCGCTGCTTGATCAGCAATAACAAAATCACCAGCAACCGCGGCACTTCTGAGGAAAGCATCGGCGACGGAATCCATCTTTTGGGAAGCCGTGAAATTTGGGTGAAAAACAATTACATCAGCGGGCACAAAGACGGAATTTACCTCGAGAAAAATGCAAAATGTTTCGTCTATCGCAACCTTTCCCGACACAATCTCCGGTACGGGCTGCACTTTATGTTTTCCAATGACAGTGTTTACACAGGAAATGTCTTTGATAATAATGAAGCCGGTGTGGCCGTAATGTACGCCATGAATGTGAGCATGTACCACAACAAATTCATCAACAACTGGGGCGACAGTGTTTTCGGACTTTTATTAAAAGAAATTTCATTCAGCAAGATTAAAGGAAATACCTTCACCAACAACACCACCGCCATATTTGCAGACGGCGCCACTAAAATCGATTTTTACAATAACCAGTTCGAAAACAACGGGTGGGCGATAAAAATCAACTCAAACTGTATGGAAAATAAAGTCATCAGAAATAATTTCATCAATAACACTTTTGATGTCAGCACCAACGGCTCCACCGTGATGAACGATTTCCGGTTTAATTACTGGGACAAATATGAAGGCTACGATCTGAATAAAGATAAAATCGGCGATGTGCCCTTTCATCCGTTGAGTTTATACTCCGTTTTGGTGGAACAGAATCCATCGGTGATGCTGCTCTTCAGAAGTTTTATGGTAGACATGCTGGACCGGACGGAAAAAATAATTCCGAGCTTGACGCCTGAAAGTTTTGTTGATGATCAACCGCTGATGAAACCCATCCACTTTAAGAATAATCTCTAG
- a CDS encoding fasciclin domain-containing protein, which yields MKKSMMMLALIALTFSSCSKNETIAAATETTGTEAVGGGQEAVVDNDSAPDIVKLAVSNPDLSTLVKAVQAAGLATSLSNAGPFTVFAPTNEAFAKLPAGTLDDLMKPENVEKLNDILGHHTYVGVIKTDQLTDGQSLGMVDGTPISIKIVNGKPVVNGTVNIIASVPASNGIVHVVDSVILPN from the coding sequence ATGAAAAAATCAATGATGATGCTCGCACTGATTGCCCTCACTTTTTCTTCCTGCTCGAAGAATGAGACAATAGCAGCAGCGACTGAAACCACAGGCACAGAAGCGGTCGGCGGTGGCCAGGAAGCAGTTGTGGATAATGACAGCGCTCCCGACATTGTGAAACTGGCGGTGAGCAATCCGGATTTATCGACTTTGGTAAAAGCAGTACAGGCGGCAGGCTTAGCGACCTCTTTAAGCAACGCCGGACCTTTCACCGTTTTCGCACCCACCAATGAAGCGTTTGCCAAACTTCCGGCAGGAACTCTAGATGATTTAATGAAACCTGAAAACGTTGAAAAATTAAATGACATTCTGGGCCACCACACTTATGTCGGAGTGATAAAAACCGATCAGCTTACAGATGGTCAAAGTCTGGGAATGGTCGACGGAACGCCCATCAGCATTAAAATCGTCAATGGAAAACCGGTGGTGAACGGTACCGTAAATATTATCGCATCTGTTCCCGCGTCCAATGGAATTGTTCACGTTGTTGACAGCGTCATCTTACCCAATTAA
- a CDS encoding GLPGLI family protein, with translation MNGNKKIILLFLTVIYSTVFSQDYRVMYNYSFVSDSTNVKFVENEMMVLDVAREGSVFYSHPKFRYDSIVIEKHKNRENILEADRSRILFFVEKEYPNFEMMYHTTLGKTNYAVADSAKINWHLENDQNTIRGFAVQKATANYGGRQWIAWYTKDIPIFDGPFKFNGLPGLILEVEDTKSEHKFEFLGIENRSNGYSNFYKVNKLKELKVNGNEFHKAWEAYKKDPAKDVKFRLLSSKFGLKINYDGKDYSVSDMIRNAEEIERAKIKNNNNFLELTLYR, from the coding sequence ATGAATGGGAATAAAAAAATAATATTACTGTTTTTAACTGTAATTTATTCAACTGTTTTTAGCCAAGATTATAGAGTAATGTACAATTATTCATTTGTAAGCGATTCTACAAATGTAAAGTTTGTTGAAAATGAAATGATGGTTCTTGATGTTGCGAGAGAAGGTTCTGTGTTTTACAGTCATCCTAAATTTAGATATGACTCAATTGTAATTGAAAAACATAAAAACCGAGAAAATATTCTAGAAGCAGATCGATCCAGAATATTATTCTTCGTAGAAAAAGAATATCCAAACTTTGAGATGATGTATCATACTACACTAGGAAAAACAAATTATGCAGTAGCGGATAGCGCAAAAATTAATTGGCATTTAGAGAATGATCAGAATACGATAAGAGGATTTGCTGTACAAAAGGCAACTGCAAATTATGGTGGTAGACAATGGATTGCTTGGTACACAAAAGACATTCCAATATTTGATGGCCCCTTTAAATTCAATGGTTTACCTGGTCTGATCTTAGAGGTTGAAGATACAAAGTCTGAACACAAATTTGAGTTTTTAGGAATTGAAAATAGATCAAATGGTTACTCAAATTTTTATAAGGTTAATAAATTAAAGGAACTCAAGGTAAACGGAAATGAATTTCACAAAGCATGGGAAGCGTATAAAAAAGATCCTGCAAAAGATGTGAAATTTAGGCTACTGAGTTCAAAATTCGGGTTGAAGATAAATTACGACGGTAAAGATTACTCTGTTTCCGATATGATTCGAAATGCAGAGGAAATAGAACGGGCAAAAATAAAAAACAATAATAATTTCTTAGAACTCACACTTTATAGATAA
- a CDS encoding Crp/Fnr family transcriptional regulator yields the protein MKFLLDDDLISTTKAESKRYYKGDIILHEGDRSQCFFYLKHGELSVFNLTEKGKELLQHKVKEGHFFAEPAILLSEPVPGNIEVCSDKVEIIKIERERLIAYLKEHPEKLFEFTVSIAKKSIKKSHLLKQIVLFNPEDRILLQLRDFKSENGCDGEKIMINYTRKELSHMTGLRIETVIRTIKKMEKEGKLEIVNGKIFI from the coding sequence ATGAAGTTTTTATTGGACGATGATTTAATAAGCACCACGAAAGCAGAATCTAAAAGATATTACAAAGGGGATATTATTTTACACGAGGGCGACCGCTCCCAGTGCTTTTTTTATTTAAAACATGGCGAACTTTCTGTTTTTAATTTAACGGAAAAAGGAAAAGAACTTTTGCAGCATAAAGTGAAAGAAGGTCATTTTTTTGCGGAACCCGCCATTTTGTTAAGCGAGCCTGTGCCGGGAAACATAGAAGTGTGTTCTGATAAAGTGGAAATCATCAAGATTGAACGCGAGCGCCTGATTGCTTATTTAAAAGAACACCCGGAAAAACTCTTTGAATTTACGGTTTCCATCGCTAAAAAATCCATTAAAAAAAGTCACTTACTCAAGCAGATTGTTTTGTTTAATCCGGAAGACCGCATTTTGCTGCAGCTGCGTGATTTTAAAAGTGAGAATGGCTGCGACGGTGAAAAAATAATGATTAATTATACCAGGAAAGAACTTTCCCACATGACCGGCTTGAGAATTGAAACTGTTATCCGGACCATTAAAAAGATGGAAAAAGAGGGAAAACTTGAGATTGTTAACGGTAAAATTTTCATTTAA
- a CDS encoding ABC transporter ATP-binding protein produces the protein MIEIKNLTKKFQKFTALNGIDLSFENGHSIALIGPNGCGKTTMIKCILGLNVVEEGDILVDGKSVKDDYKYRENIGYMPQIGRYPENMTIEETIKMIKDTRKNSSDYLDTELLEAFELENIYGKKMRTLSGGTTQKVSAVLAFLFNPKVIILDEPTAGLDPLATEILKNKIIKEKNKGKLIIITSHLLSELDDIITEIVFMNEGKVVVHQSVEDLKKETNTEKISDGIISILKAMKK, from the coding sequence ATGATTGAAATTAAAAATTTAACGAAGAAATTCCAAAAGTTCACCGCCCTGAACGGGATTGATTTATCCTTTGAAAACGGCCATTCTATCGCACTAATAGGCCCAAACGGCTGTGGAAAAACCACCATGATTAAATGCATTTTAGGTTTAAATGTAGTTGAAGAGGGCGATATTTTGGTCGATGGCAAAAGCGTAAAAGACGATTACAAATACCGGGAAAACATCGGCTATATGCCACAGATAGGACGATATCCCGAAAACATGACCATCGAGGAAACCATTAAGATGATCAAAGATACGCGCAAAAACAGCAGCGATTATCTTGACACTGAACTTCTGGAAGCATTCGAACTTGAAAATATCTACGGTAAAAAAATGCGGACGCTTTCCGGCGGAACCACGCAGAAAGTAAGCGCCGTACTCGCTTTTCTTTTTAATCCTAAAGTAATTATTCTGGATGAACCTACCGCCGGCCTGGATCCACTGGCGACAGAAATCCTGAAAAACAAAATCATCAAGGAGAAAAACAAAGGAAAACTCATCATCATCACTTCTCACCTGCTGAGCGAACTGGACGATATCATCACCGAAATCGTTTTCATGAACGAAGGCAAAGTGGTCGTGCACCAATCCGTAGAAGATTTGAAAAAGGAAACCAATACCGAAAAAATTTCCGACGGGATTATTTCGATCTTAAAAGCAATGAAAAAATGA
- a CDS encoding IS3 family transposase, producing the protein MVTPYQKERCIAYLQEIKPDVSYAKVCRVMGRSRTSKYYEKRMPPKDEKLKGAITSILGTSRLGRKKVIVKVKRKFPEFGASQIRRVYQKYGFSLYRRMKRKRFDNPANPISVPLEQNEEWAMDFMSDALARGSRFRTLNIIDQYNRKCLDIDIRTSMPSRAVITFLERVIEKHGKPKGIRTDNGSEFTSGLFQTWLHENNIEWIKIQKGKPQQNAIIERFNKTYREDILDAHLFFSQQQVKQLTAVWIEDYNNERPHEALNFKTPAEYEAA; encoded by the coding sequence GTGGTGACACCTTATCAAAAAGAGCGCTGTATTGCTTACCTGCAGGAGATAAAACCGGATGTAAGTTATGCTAAGGTGTGCCGCGTAATGGGACGCTCACGAACTTCAAAATATTATGAAAAGCGAATGCCGCCGAAGGATGAAAAGCTGAAAGGAGCCATCACATCAATATTGGGAACCAGCAGATTGGGACGCAAGAAAGTCATTGTGAAAGTGAAGAGGAAATTTCCTGAGTTCGGTGCTTCTCAAATCCGACGCGTGTATCAGAAGTATGGTTTTTCGCTTTACAGAAGAATGAAGAGAAAACGCTTCGACAATCCTGCCAATCCCATTTCTGTCCCGTTGGAGCAGAATGAGGAATGGGCAATGGACTTTATGAGTGATGCACTGGCAAGAGGTTCACGGTTCCGGACCCTGAATATTATTGATCAGTATAACAGAAAATGCCTGGACATTGATATTCGCACCTCGATGCCCTCCAGAGCGGTAATAACGTTTTTGGAGCGTGTTATCGAGAAGCATGGCAAACCCAAGGGTATCCGCACCGATAACGGTTCGGAGTTCACCTCGGGTCTGTTCCAGACGTGGCTGCATGAGAATAATATCGAATGGATCAAAATCCAGAAAGGAAAACCACAGCAGAACGCCATCATCGAGCGGTTCAACAAAACCTACCGGGAAGACATTCTGGATGCGCATTTATTTTTCTCACAGCAGCAGGTGAAGCAGCTTACTGCGGTGTGGATTGAGGATTATAACAATGAAAGACCGCATGAGGCACTGAACTTTAAAACCCCGGCGGAATATGAAGCAGCGTAA
- a CDS encoding ABC transporter permease subunit, producing the protein MNKIARFILFDILKNKIVILYTVLLFIISWSVLGLDNNYTKATLSLLNVVLLVVPLVSIIFSTIYVYNSSQFIELLLSQPVPRGKVWFNLFLGLATALILAFLIGCGIPILLYSSIATGISLLITGVFLSVIFTSLAMLAAIFSRDRAKGIGISIFIWMFFAIIYDGILLVLMFQFADYPIEGIMATLAAVNPIGLSRIFVLLQLDVAAMLGQAGAIFRQVFGSGGGMVISIIILGIWTLVPFLWSLIMFNKKDL; encoded by the coding sequence ATGAACAAAATAGCCCGCTTTATTTTATTTGACATTCTAAAAAATAAAATCGTGATTCTTTATACGGTTTTACTTTTCATTATTTCCTGGTCCGTTTTAGGACTGGATAACAATTACACCAAAGCCACCCTGAGTTTACTGAATGTAGTCTTGCTGGTCGTTCCGTTAGTCAGTATTATTTTCTCGACGATTTACGTTTATAACAGCAGTCAGTTTATCGAATTGCTTTTGAGCCAACCCGTTCCGCGCGGCAAGGTTTGGTTCAATCTTTTTCTGGGACTTGCTACGGCTCTTATTTTAGCATTTTTAATCGGATGCGGGATTCCGATCCTGTTATATTCGTCGATTGCGACCGGGATTTCTTTGTTGATAACGGGCGTTTTTCTGTCGGTTATTTTTACTTCTTTAGCGATGTTAGCCGCCATTTTCAGCAGAGACCGCGCCAAAGGAATCGGGATCTCCATTTTCATCTGGATGTTTTTTGCCATTATCTACGACGGGATTTTATTGGTCTTAATGTTTCAGTTCGCCGATTATCCGATTGAAGGCATCATGGCCACTTTGGCGGCAGTTAATCCGATTGGACTTTCCAGAATTTTTGTGCTGCTTCAGTTAGATGTGGCCGCGATGCTGGGACAGGCCGGTGCGATTTTCAGACAGGTTTTTGGTTCAGGCGGAGGCATGGTGATATCCATCATCATCTTAGGAATCTGGACTTTGGTTCCGTTCTTATGGTCATTGATTATGTTCAATAAAAAAGATCTGTAA
- the ppk1 gene encoding polyphosphate kinase 1 — MSNQFNPRDITWLSFNERVLQEAMDENVPLHLRIRFLGIFSNNLDEFFRVRVAGLKRAMDFKDKFITESFYQPPTKILQKINEIVIRQQQNFAKTWKKIQVEMAEQKVFIKTARNLTSAQKQFVTAYFDEVVESNVIPILLHDNSAMPYLRDKSLYLGVAMRKKEFQYESKFAIIEIPSRIVGRFVLLPSSNPNEKNVMLLEDVIIYNLPHIFSYFGYEEFEAHCFKVTKDAEFDLDNDIKTTLAEKIEKGIKSRRKGKPTRFTFDKLMDKALLEFLIRKLHLTKKDSIIPGGKIHNFRHFMEFPDVFETYKKPVERTSFDHPELVGKRITDVIQKTDILLTFPYHKYTPVIDLLRESAMDPDVKSIQITAYRLASNSKIINALINAVRNGKEVTVMLELRARFDEENNLKWKEILEQEGVKVLTGIPNKKVHAKLCVIKKRANNKTLQYGFVSTGNFNEKTAKIYGDHLIMTSDRGIMADINKIFTVLKKPKQDVIPALKSCKNLVVCPEFMREKIIDHIEKEIEEAKSGRKTLIIIKVNSLSDRDLITKLYEAAKVGVVIKMIVRGIYCAINQKDFKQKIQAISIVDEYLEHSRIMYFYNKGHEDVYISSADWMTRNLDYRIEAAAKITQKNLKKEIKDQLEIQLSDNVKARILDKKMANEYVKADTKEIRSQIETYHYLRDKTAAELPGKKQE, encoded by the coding sequence ATGTCGAATCAGTTCAATCCAAGAGATATTACCTGGCTCTCCTTTAATGAAAGAGTTCTGCAAGAAGCGATGGATGAGAATGTTCCGTTGCATTTGCGGATTCGTTTTTTGGGAATTTTCTCCAATAATCTGGATGAGTTTTTCCGGGTTCGCGTGGCCGGTTTAAAACGGGCGATGGATTTCAAAGATAAATTCATCACGGAATCTTTTTATCAGCCGCCGACCAAGATTCTGCAGAAAATAAATGAAATTGTAATCCGGCAACAACAGAATTTCGCGAAAACCTGGAAGAAAATTCAGGTTGAAATGGCCGAACAGAAAGTCTTCATTAAAACCGCCAGGAATTTAACCTCAGCTCAGAAACAGTTTGTCACTGCCTATTTTGACGAAGTGGTAGAAAGCAATGTTATCCCGATTTTATTGCATGACAATTCAGCCATGCCCTATTTAAGGGACAAATCTCTTTACTTAGGAGTGGCGATGCGGAAAAAAGAATTTCAGTACGAAAGCAAATTTGCCATTATCGAAATTCCGTCGCGAATCGTCGGACGGTTTGTTTTACTGCCTTCCAGCAACCCCAATGAAAAAAACGTCATGTTATTAGAAGACGTTATCATTTACAATCTGCCACATATTTTCTCCTACTTCGGTTATGAAGAGTTTGAAGCGCACTGTTTTAAAGTAACGAAAGATGCCGAATTCGATTTGGATAATGACATCAAAACCACGCTCGCCGAGAAAATAGAAAAAGGAATAAAATCCCGGCGCAAAGGCAAACCCACCCGTTTCACTTTTGATAAACTGATGGACAAAGCGCTGCTGGAATTCCTGATCAGAAAACTTCATTTAACAAAAAAAGACAGCATTATTCCGGGGGGGAAAATTCATAATTTCCGGCATTTCATGGAGTTTCCCGATGTGTTTGAAACCTATAAAAAACCGGTCGAAAGAACCTCTTTTGACCATCCTGAACTGGTAGGAAAAAGAATTACCGATGTGATTCAGAAAACCGATATTCTGCTCACTTTTCCCTACCACAAATACACTCCAGTCATCGATCTGTTGCGGGAATCTGCGATGGATCCCGACGTGAAATCAATTCAGATTACGGCGTACCGGCTAGCGAGCAATTCCAAAATCATCAATGCTTTAATTAATGCGGTGAGAAACGGTAAGGAAGTGACGGTGATGCTGGAACTTCGCGCCCGGTTTGATGAAGAAAACAATCTGAAATGGAAAGAGATTCTGGAGCAGGAAGGCGTGAAGGTTTTAACGGGGATTCCGAATAAAAAGGTTCATGCGAAACTTTGTGTCATAAAAAAAAGAGCCAACAATAAAACCCTTCAGTATGGTTTTGTAAGTACCGGAAACTTCAATGAAAAAACGGCAAAAATTTATGGTGACCATTTGATAATGACTTCTGACCGTGGCATTATGGCCGACATTAATAAAATATTTACCGTTCTGAAAAAACCAAAACAGGACGTGATTCCCGCTTTGAAATCCTGCAAAAATCTGGTGGTTTGTCCGGAATTCATGCGCGAGAAAATCATTGACCATATTGAGAAAGAAATTGAAGAAGCCAAATCCGGCAGAAAAACTTTAATTATCATTAAAGTCAATTCCCTGAGCGACCGGGATTTAATTACCAAACTTTATGAGGCTGCAAAAGTAGGAGTCGTGATCAAAATGATTGTACGTGGGATTTACTGCGCGATTAACCAGAAGGATTTCAAACAGAAAATCCAGGCCATCAGCATTGTGGACGAATATCTGGAACATTCCCGCATCATGTATTTTTACAATAAAGGTCATGAAGATGTCTATATTTCCTCCGCCGACTGGATGACCCGTAATCTGGATTACCGGATTGAAGCCGCCGCAAAAATCACTCAAAAAAATCTGAAAAAAGAAATCAAAGACCAACTGGAAATTCAGCTGAGCGACAATGTAAAAGCCAGAATCCTCGACAAGAAAATGGCGAACGAATATGTAAAAGCCGACACTAAAGAAATACGGTCGCAGATTGAAACTTACCATTATCTGAGAGATAAAACAGCGGCTGAATTGCCTGGTAAAAAGCAGGAATAA
- a CDS encoding transposase: MKKSRFTEAQILKVLQTQQEGKKVAEICREFGISEQTFYNWKSKYGGMTLSELQRVKELESENARLKRIVADQQLSIDILKEINAKKW, encoded by the coding sequence ATGAAAAAATCAAGATTTACGGAGGCCCAGATTTTAAAGGTGCTCCAGACCCAGCAAGAAGGTAAAAAAGTGGCAGAGATCTGCCGGGAGTTTGGGATTTCCGAGCAGACGTTTTATAACTGGAAGAGCAAATACGGCGGCATGACCCTCTCGGAACTCCAGCGTGTTAAGGAGCTGGAATCGGAAAATGCCCGCCTTAAGCGTATTGTTGCAGACCAGCAACTGTCCATCGATATTTTGAAGGAGATCAACGCAAAAAAGTGGTGA